The genome window TTGTGGTTGAGCAGGTTTCATAGATAAATCGAGAGGTTCTGTTTGTTCCGGTTCTAAAACAAATGGTTGTTGTGTGGGTTGTGTTGGTCCTAAAGGATATGGTTGTTCTTCAGGTTCTTGGGTGGGTTGATCACTAGTCTGTTCTGTTACATCAAAGTTATCATCTTCCCCATGACTATCAATTTCTATAGTACCATTTGTGTTATTCGGTTTGTCACCACAATGAACATATTCTGCTACTGTCAATATGAATATAATCCATATTTGAAACACATGCATCTCTTAAGTGATATCctttgtataattttttcaacGATCATTTATAAACAGATGATAAAAACTAGAGAGAGATTATATCAAGTTTAACTAGCTCAAATATGACGTGTGTATATAGatctataaaatattataaaagtAGGGTGTCATCTGAATAATAAGATCactaaattatactaatatactaaaatatattatatttatattaattttataaagtttattagtgtgctattattatttatcgATTCTTGCTACTTTActagaaaataataaattatcatttctGTACACATCATATCAGAATGCATGATAtatctattattattacaaatattCACAACGTAACATGTTAATTGCATTAGAACTCAAGTTAATGAATAATTGAGTTAatcaatattaatttaatttgtttaacaTAGTTTATTGTCGTAGTTAAATATTGAAGTTGACATTAGTACCCTCATAATATGATAttcaaatatataaatacgGATAATTAtagaatattaatatacttgtatttatgtattaaaaatataatatattgtttatttagGTTTACGATGTTTTTAATTGATTTATGTGGGCTTGGtaagtattatttaaatttaattatcttCAGTTATTCTAAAAATAGTTCTTCTTAATGAATAATAGTATCCActataattaatttcatataaagtaaaatattccttaaaatgaagtataatatttttttttaaaagtaaaaCAAGGTGCCAAGAGATAATCATCTTTAGAACTCTTTTTCCAACTAAGCATATCATTATATTCAACTCTAGTACAAtgtaaatttggtaaaaagACATATTTCAATGTTCCATCACCAGTAAGACCAATATCATAATGCTCTTCAGTTATTAAAACATCCCTACCATCATCATCttgtgtgtaaaatttaatataatccGGGATTCTCCTGGAAATTGTTGTCCATTTACCATCAActaatttgattaataGAAATGCATTTTTACGAATAATGGTAAAACTGTTCCTTCCTTTAAAATACGTTAATAATGACGAGTATGTTCTTTTTGGCCTATGAATGTCTCTGCATCGTTCCCTGCCTCTCTAAAGTCATCACCAGTCATTTCAATTAACTTTCCCTCATCATTTCTCTTCAAAAATTTGATCTTCAGTAATCCTCTAATAGGTTCAAAATGTTCTTCATAATCAGATCCCAATTGAACTGGAACACTTTCTGGTtgtaattgtttaattggTAAAGGATCCACATGCTGAGGTTTTGGTACGTAGGATTGCGGAGTTGGAAATTGATGGGAGTATTGAATTTCTGTTTGTAGGGGTTCCACTGGTATAGTTTGTGGTTGTTCATATTGTTGGTATTGTTGGTATGATTGTATATCTGATTGATAGTGTGTAGGTGGATATTCAGGATAATATTGTTGATATGGACCATACTGTAAAGTTTGAGTCCGGTATGGTTGGTAAGGTGGtaattgataatattgGGGTTGGGATACAACAATAGGAATTTGTTGTATGAGTACTGGTTGAATAGGTTCTACTGGTGTGTAATGGGGAGTATATCCATAGTACTGTGTCGGTACATGTTGTTCTATAGGTGGCCCATAGTACTGTACTGGAGCTATCGGTTGAAGTCCGTAATGTGTAGTTTGTTGTTCTGGTGTTTGATTTTGATTTTGTTAACTGGCTTCAGTTACTTCAAAATTAgcttcttcttcatctgAAATTTCATCTCCAACATTTTCATGTGTGTTGATTAGATAATCACCACACTCGACATATCCTAAAATGATGAATactagtatataattatatattggACATTtgttcattatttatttataaagtCTTATCCCATGGGggatctaaaaattattgaaatatataatacactgatatataaaatatattatcatCTAACaatatatgtaaattttaataaattaatatataattcaAAATTGCTTTTACAATAGCATATtgt of Theileria parva strain Muguga chromosome 4 map unlocalized ctg_528, whole genome shotgun sequence contains these proteins:
- a CDS encoding putative integral membrane protein — encoded protein: MIYLLLLQIFTTFTMFLIDLCGLELFFQLSISLYSTLVQCKFGKKTYFNVPSPVRPIS